CCAGAGTCCAAAGCCTTTTGTCTGTCAGATTCTAAAGCATGAGCAGTTAATGCAATAATTGGGATTGATTTGATTTCTTCATCAGCTTTAGCAGTTGTAGTGGCTTCCCACCCATCCATCACAGGTAGGCCCATATCCATTAAAACAATGTCAGGCTTTTCAGATTTCATCATTTCTATGCCTTCTTTTCCATCCATGGCAAGTAAAACTTCATGCTCTCTTCTCGTTAGTCTTCTTGAGAGCATATCTCTGTTCATTTCATTGTCTTCGACATAAAGAATTTTAGCCATTTTTCCTCCTTGATCAATTATCTTCAATTATAAAAATATCTCTGCCTGATTTTTTTGCTTCATAAAGTCTTTCATCTGCTTTATTTACTAAATCAGATGAATTGCTAGCTTCCGATGTATTAGCCACTCCCCCGCTACTTGTAATTACTATTTGGTGTTCATCATATTCCACAATATTATTTTTAATGTTTTTTCTTAATTTATCACAAAATTCTTTAATTTCATTAGATTCTTTATCTAAGATTACAGCAAGAAATTCTTCTCCCCCAATGCGGCCAAGAATATTTGGTTCTGAAATCATAGAGTCAAGAGTTTGTGCCATTTTTATAAGTACTTCATCTCCGCCTGAATGGCCATAAGTATCATTTACTTTCTTGAAATGATCAATGTCAAACATAATTACAGAGAACTCCTTTCTATTTCCAGCCTGAAATTCTTTAAATGAGTTCTCTAGTTCTTGAAAAACAACACGCCTATTAAAAATACCAGTTAATTGATCTGTAGTAGCTTGAATATGGAGTTCGTTTACCAATTGCCTTTCTCTTTCTCTAAAAGCTTTTCTTTCAAGAGAAGATACAACTTTTGCAAGCAGGATTGTTCCATTTAATGGTTTAGGAAGATAATCTTGAGCTCCTAGTTGGATGCACTTAGCGATTCCATCTACATCATTGAATGCCGATACCATTATGATAGGTAAATCATCGCTACTAAATTGTTGCCTAAAAGTTTTTAGGAGTTCTAATCCATTAATGTCTGGGAGAATTACATCTAGGAGGATTAGGTCTGGTGTCTTTTTCTTTACTTCTGAAAGTGCTGTTTCACCATCTAATGCTGTTCTACAATTAAGCCCTTGTAAGGAAAGTCTTCTTTCTAGGACCTCACAATTAGTCTTATTATCATCTACAATTAGGATATCTGAGTTAGTTACACTCTCATCTAATTCTATGGAATAATCTATATCTCCTAGAGATTTAAATAAAGCTTCCGCTGATTCAAGTTGACTGCTGGAATTAGTTGTTTCATTTGATCCTGAAGAAGAAGCTTCGCCTCTAATATAATCGACAAAACTTTCTATAGCTTTTTCGATCTCTCTGGATAGATCTATAATAGTCTGAAGATCAGATAAAGCTTGATCAGGTAAGTCATCTTCTAAATCTTCAATTAGAATTTCGCTGTAACCTATTATGGCATTTAAGGGAGTCCTTAAGTTATGCCTTAATTCCGAGTATTCTTCTGGAGTTTTCTTTTCATTTGTAGCATTTGGTCCTGTGTGTAATTGAAAAGCTTCTTCATATTGATCTATTAACCTGACGCACCCAGATCGAACTTGCTCTATTTCTTCTTCAACTTTTAGTTCTTCTTGAACTATAACTTTTTCTACTATTTCAAGATAATCAGAAATAGCATCGGCAGGAGTCTTAAATTCTTGTTTTATTTGAGTAAGCAGTATATCTTTGGCTCCTTTAGAAGCTTTCTGATTTTGAATATTATTATCCATTTCTTAATTCTGTTTCTTAAAACTATCAAGGAATTCTGGTCTATGCATAAGATATCCTTGCCCAATATTACATCCTATCCGTAGCATTTGACTCTTTTGGTCTTCAGTTTCAATTCCTTCTCCTATCATTTCTAAATTCAGGGCCTGACAAACTTCGACTACAAAACTAATTAATTTACTTGTAGTTGGATCCTCTAACCCATTAGTAAAAACTTTGTCTAATTTCACCACATCAACTGGGAGATCTTTTAGATATCTAAGTGAAGAATATCCTGCACCAAAGTCATCAAGAGCAATTTTAATACCTTTTTCTTTTAGAACCTTCAGGGCATTTCCTGCTAGTTCTGTATTTCCTAGTTCGGCAGTTTCTGTTACTTCTAAACCAAATTCATTAGGTCCTAAATTCATCTCATCTACTAACTCAGTAAAAATATTACAAAACTCAGGTAACATAATTGTGTGAGCAGAAACATTTAAATAAACCGTAGCATCAAGTAGGCCAAGAGATTCTCTTGCATTCAAGAAATCTTTTAATTTGAGGATTGAGGCCATTACTACTAAAGAAAATAAACTTTCACCTTCAATTTGTGGAATAATTTGGTCATTAGAGATAAATTCATTATTTTCATCTTTCATTCTTAATAGGGCTTCAATGCCAGTAACTTTATTAGTCTTAAGGTCTATTTGTTTCTGATATGCGAGCTCTATTCTGTCAAATTCAATACAGGCTATAGTTTTTTGAAGAGCCTCAA
The DNA window shown above is from SAR86 cluster bacterium and carries:
- a CDS encoding response regulator; the encoded protein is MAKILYVEDNEMNRDMLSRRLTRREHEVLLAMDGKEGIEMMKSEKPDIVLMDMGLPVMDGWEATTTAKADEEIKSIPIIALTAHALESDRQKALDSGADDFDTKPVDFKRLLSKIENLLGG
- a CDS encoding diguanylate cyclase codes for the protein MDNNIQNQKASKGAKDILLTQIKQEFKTPADAISDYLEIVEKVIVQEELKVEEEIEQVRSGCVRLIDQYEEAFQLHTGPNATNEKKTPEEYSELRHNLRTPLNAIIGYSEILIEDLEDDLPDQALSDLQTIIDLSREIEKAIESFVDYIRGEASSSGSNETTNSSSQLESAEALFKSLGDIDYSIELDESVTNSDILIVDDNKTNCEVLERRLSLQGLNCRTALDGETALSEVKKKTPDLILLDVILPDINGLELLKTFRQQFSSDDLPIIMVSAFNDVDGIAKCIQLGAQDYLPKPLNGTILLAKVVSSLERKAFRERERQLVNELHIQATTDQLTGIFNRRVVFQELENSFKEFQAGNRKEFSVIMFDIDHFKKVNDTYGHSGGDEVLIKMAQTLDSMISEPNILGRIGGEEFLAVILDKESNEIKEFCDKLRKNIKNNIVEYDEHQIVITSSGGVANTSEASNSSDLVNKADERLYEAKKSGRDIFIIEDN
- a CDS encoding EAL domain-containing protein gives rise to the protein MNNSDQQITYLYKSLKHHPSPFIICGLKGDIKWTNLACNFIFRLEDQKELAINDIHSYKKDDLTPEDEIANSYNTSIEVTLRNINFFIRTRIHEIPGNGSKDFLLIEILCPSRAGLEALQKTIACIEFDRIELAYQKQIDLKTNKVTGIEALLRMKDENNEFISNDQIIPQIEGESLFSLVVMASILKLKDFLNARESLGLLDATVYLNVSAHTIMLPEFCNIFTELVDEMNLGPNEFGLEVTETAELGNTELAGNALKVLKEKGIKIALDDFGAGYSSLRYLKDLPVDVVKLDKVFTNGLEDPTTSKLISFVVEVCQALNLEMIGEGIETEDQKSQMLRIGCNIGQGYLMHRPEFLDSFKKQN